A stretch of DNA from Bacillus sp. NP157:
CACGTCGAGGCCGGCCAGCAAGCCCAGCAACGTGGTCTTTCCCGAGCCTGAAGCACCGACGATGGCGAAACTTTCGCCTGCGGCCACCGCGAGGTTCACGCCGGACAGGATATCCAGTCGTCCCTCCGGTCCGAAAACCGACTTGCTAACATCCACTACTTCAAGAAGAACACGGGAAGAATCGCTCATGCGTCGTAGCCTGGTCCTGGTGATGGTCGTGCTGCTCATGGTCTGTGGCGCCGTGGCCCACGCGGCGGGTGCGCCGCGCAAGGTGCTGGTGCTGGGCGACTCGTTGTCGGCGGCGCACAACATCCCGGTGGATGCCGGCTGGGTGCGTTTGCTGGACGCTCGCACAACCAACATGGCGACGCCGTGGACGCTGGTCAATGCCAGCATCAGCGGCGAGACCTCGCTGAGCGGGCGCAACCGACTGCCCGCGCTATTAGAGAAGGAAAAACCGGGCGTCGTGGTGATCGAGCTGGGCGCAAACGATGGCCTGCAGGGCCTTCCGCTGGACAAACTGGCCGCGAACCTCGAGGCGATGGTGACCGCGGCCCAGGCGGCCGGGGCGAAAGTGCTCCTGCTGGGGATCGAGCTTCCGGTCAACTACGGGCCGCAGTACCGCGATGGCCTGCGCAAGGTCTATGCGGACCTCGCCGCACGTCATAAGCTCGCGCTGGTCCCGTTCCTGCTCGACGGCGTAGCGCTCGACCCGACTCTCATGCAAGATGACGGGCTTCATCCCACGGCAAAGGGTGAGCCCCGGGTCGCGGCAAATGTATGGAAAGCGCTTGCACCCCTGCTCATGTAACTGACGAAACGTCGACGTACGCGTGCCCAGAATGAACGCATGTTTTCGGTCTTCACGCTGTTCTCACCGGTCCGGCCGTTAACTCTTCACATTTGTGAATCAGCGAAAGGAGAGTTGAGCGATGAGCAACCGCGACGAACAAGCTGGCCTGATCCTTCTTGTGGAAGACAATCGCCAGATCGCTGAAATGGTGGGCGAGTTCCTCGAGCGCCGGGGTTACTCCGTCGACTATGCAGCGGATGGCGTCAGTGGCCTGCACCTCGCCGTGTCCAACAGCTACGACGTCATCGTCCTCGACCTGATGCTCCCGGGCATGGACGGCCTCGATGTCTGCCGCAAGCTGCGCAAGGATGGCAAGAAGTCCACGCCGGTCCTGATGCTTACCGCGCGCGACACGCTTGAAGACAAGCTCGTTGGCCTCGAAGCCGGTGCCGACGATTACCTCGTCAAGCCGTTCGAAGTGCGCGAACTGGAAGCCCGCCTGCGTGCCCTGATCCGTCGTGATCGCCGCCAGGTGTCGTCGGAAGTGCTGACCGTGGGCGACATGACCCTCGACACGGCCACGCTGCGCCTGACCCGTGGCGGCCAGGAACTGACCGTCTCGCCGATCGGCCTGAAGCTGCTCGCCATCCTGATGCGTGAATCGCCGCGCGTGGTCAGCCGCCGCGACATCGAGCGCGAAA
This window harbors:
- a CDS encoding arylesterase — its product is MRRSLVLVMVVLLMVCGAVAHAAGAPRKVLVLGDSLSAAHNIPVDAGWVRLLDARTTNMATPWTLVNASISGETSLSGRNRLPALLEKEKPGVVVIELGANDGLQGLPLDKLAANLEAMVTAAQAAGAKVLLLGIELPVNYGPQYRDGLRKVYADLAARHKLALVPFLLDGVALDPTLMQDDGLHPTAKGEPRVAANVWKALAPLLM
- a CDS encoding response regulator transcription factor, which produces MSNRDEQAGLILLVEDNRQIAEMVGEFLERRGYSVDYAADGVSGLHLAVSNSYDVIVLDLMLPGMDGLDVCRKLRKDGKKSTPVLMLTARDTLEDKLVGLEAGADDYLVKPFEVRELEARLRALIRRDRRQVSSEVLTVGDMTLDTATLRLTRGGQELTVSPIGLKLLAILMRESPRVVSRRDIEREIWGDTLPDSDTLRSHLYNLRRVIDKPFDRPLLHTIHSAGYRLADLDSEVAASQTA